From the genome of Pseudoliparis swirei isolate HS2019 ecotype Mariana Trench chromosome 1, NWPU_hadal_v1, whole genome shotgun sequence:
ACTAAAGTACAAAAGGAAAGAAGTGGAGCGACACGAGAGAGAAGCTCCTTTTACACCGAGAGAGGAAACGCTCCTCTGTCCCAAAACGCTAGCAGGACATAAATATTCAAGAAGATTTATAAAGATGTTACGTAACAAAAAAACTGATTGATTAATACAGTGACAAGTGAACACTGAAACataaattattatttactttGTCCTGGCGCTAGAGAAAGGAAATATACaaacaaactgtgtgtgtgtgtgtgtgtgtgtgtgtgtgtatgtgtgttaccaATGTTGATTTTAGCAGAAACCCCAACAGCAGAAGTATTAAAGTGCATCGATGGTGGATTTGTTTGAGATGAACTCACTTATGTGTGGAGAGATGCTTCCAGTGTTCTGAAGATCTCCAACAAGAATCATCGTCGTTGTGTTAAAACAAACATTTCATCAGAAGAAATTACATTGTTCTTAATTCAAACTAAACGATCCCAATAATTTAACGTCACCGTTGTTTTCGCTCGTAGTTTCTGAAACGTGTTTTCTTTGAATCAAAATCAATAATCAACAATAAACTAGATTCCCAACACCCGATTCAATCGATCTACGATGCGAATGATGAATAATCAAAGAATTCACAGTTCATGGAGGAGAATGTGGTGACATCACTTCTTGATCCGGAGCAAGATTGATCCATGAACCTGACAAGAtgaaatacatacaatataaaactaaattattcatcataaatgtgtaaataaaaaacaaaaccacaTATTTACagcatcatgtagacctcaaaCATCCAAAATAGAGTCAAAACCATCGcagaagctcctcaaaccacagaaaccatcacagaagctcctcaaaccacagaaaccatcacagaagctcctcaaaccacagaaaccatcacagaagctcctcaaaccacagaaaccatcacagaagctcctcaaaccacagaaaccatcacagaagcaactcaaaccacagaaaccatcacagaagctcctcaaaccacagaaaccatcacagaagctcctcaaaccacagaaaccatcccAGAAGCaactcaaaccacagaaaccatcacagaagctcctcaaaccacagaaaccatcccAGAAGCaactcaaaccacagaaaccatcacagaagctcctcaaaccacagaaaccatcccagaagctcctcaaaccacagaaaccatcccagaagctcctcaaaccacagaaaccatcccAGAAGCaactcaaaccacagaaaccatcacagaagcaactcaaaccacagaaaccaccCCAGAAGCAACTCGCCGTGTGCAGGTCGCCGAGGTCATCCCTGAGTCTCAGGGTTCAGCTTCTCAGAGAGCTCGGAGCTGTTGTCAGAAGTCGGAGGGCATTTGGCTGAAATAAGAAAAGCAAAGAGGACATGTCAGTGGATGGGATCCCCTCTTCTCGTCTTTCCCTCTGATGACTCTTCTCTTCCTTCACTTCTCTCTGACATCATCACGCCATCCTCCCTGTGGGATGCAAAAGCAGCTCCAACAGGGACGTGTAGCCTCCAGACCTTCTGGGTAGTTTTTGttgtctctctgtttctgttgtgttttctgtccctcgccttgtctctcgtttcagactccgccctcctgtgtgattctaagccccgccctcattgttcccctgtgtatttagtccgTGTCTACTCCTTGTTCAGTGCCAGTTTTACCCCCGTGTGCCTTCCTGTGCTGTGCCCTGTTTCTGTCCACCCGAGACTCTCTGCCTGTGGATCCGGATGCCTCTGCCTGCCTCTCTGATTATTGTGCCGAACCCAGCCCAAAGTAAAGACTTCTATTCTGAACCCGACTCCCTCGTCTCGAGTCGGCCTTTGAGTCCTGCCCCCGTGGCTTCCAGCCTTCCTCACAGGAAGCCGGTCACTCTGTGAGCCTAAAGCAAAACGCTCACTCTGACTCCTCTTGgagattaaaaggttttttatttctcaTCTGTCACTTTTGGAAAGAATAAACAGGACAAAACCGACATGTTTATAAAatattccatccatccattcattgtCCTCCGCCTAGCAGGgatcgggtcgcgggggcagcagacccagcaggctgacccagctGGGAGATAGAGTCCCTCCAGTGTGTTCTGGTCTTCttcggggtctcctcccattaGGGTTGTGCCCTAAAAATATCCAATGGGAGGCGCCCAAGAGGCATCCTGATTAAATACccaaaccacctcagctgactccttgtGACACAAAGGAGTAGCACCTCATCTCCAAGTTCCCTCCTGAGGAAGGAACTCCTTACCCTATGTCTAAGGCTGAGGAGGAAACTCCTCTAGGCCTCTTGTATCCAAGACCTCGTTCTTTGGGTCATGACCCAGAGTTCCTGGTGAGGGTCGGAATGTAGACAGACTGGTCTGACCTGCGAACAAGACCACGATATACCTGCGGTAGGCATTCCGTCCCCACCTGGGGGGAGCAATCCACCGATGTCCGGCAAAGCACCAAGGCCTCAGATCTAGAGCTATCCCCGGGAGACTGAGTAGACTCATTTAGAAAATGGGACCACCACCCCGCTGAGGGTAGCTTGGGGTAGGCGCTACTTTCCCTACAAGAGCCGTCGGAGAGTTTGCCAGAACCTCGTTGAAGCCAACTGAAAGTCCGTATCCATGGCCTTCCCGAACTCTTCTGACCTGCCAGTacctgtcagctgcttcaggagaacCCTGAGCCAACCAGGCCCTGAAGGCCTCCTTCTCCAGCTTGACTGCTTCCATCGCCCCTGGTGTCCACCACCAGGTTCTCGGGCACCGATGACCTTCTGACCACAACTCCTAGAGGCCGTGTCCACAagagaggctttgaacatgttCCATTCGGGTTCCATGTCCAACCTCCCTTGTGGTGTCTGAGAAGTTCTTCCGGAGCTTGGAATTGAAGAGCTCCTGGACAGGATCCTCCGCAAGACATTCCCACTTCCCCCGCACGACATGTTTGGGCTTACCAGGTTTTCCTAGCCggctctccctccatctgatccaactcaccaccaggtggtggtCAGTTGACCGCTCTGCTCCTCACTTCACCCAAGTGTCCAAGGCATACCGccacagatcagatgatactTTACAAAGTTGATCACTGATCTCTGGCCTCAGTTGTTCTGGTACCAGGTCCACTTATGAGCCCCCTTGTGGTGGAACATGGTGTTCCTTATGGACAAACCGTGGCTAGCACAGCAGTCCAgtaacagaacaccgctcggtTCAGATCagaagccgttcctcccaaccaccccgccaggtttctctgtcgtTGCCCACctgagcgttgaagtctcccaggagaactctggagtcggcaggcggtccctctccaggaccaccgactccaagaaggccggatactctgaactgcggttCGGTGCATAAGCTCAAACAGTCAGAGCCTGACTCCCCGACCCGtaggcgcagggaggcgaccctctgGTTCCCCGGGGGAAACTCCAACACGACGGCAGTCAGCCGGGGGCTTGATGCCTCTCATCCTGAGTGAGTCTGTTGATATAAATACTAACGTCTCTGTTTGGGTCTCTCACCTTTCCTCTTTTTGTAAGCCATGACTCCTCCCACAGCGAGAGCAAGAACAGCCAGTACGGCgaggctgatgatgatgatggtggtcatGCCAGAAGGCTTCTCTGTtgagcagaaaacaaacagtcaCACCCTGAAGCGGTGAAGCCGGCCTGTAGACTGTGTCCAcgctggtcggcctcctctgtCTTGTCTGTtgttcatttagttttttgacACATGAGAACTTCTGACAATCAAATTGAAACTCCTTTCTGGCTGTCAGCACACGTTGAATGAACTTCATGGTCTAAAGGTGCCCACCTTCATCCCTCCTGGTCTCACCTGCGTTGGTCCTGATCCCAGCTTCTTCCAGCGGGATGACGATGGGCTCCTCCACACCAGACagctgaaacacacactggTACCTCCTCCAGTCTTCAGCTGGGACTGCTGAGAGTTTCAGGTCGACGCTCATCTGGAAGGATCCGTCGTGGTTGGGGAGGATCTCTCCGTGGTCCACGTCCTCGTGCAGCTCCTCTCCATCTTTGCTCCAGAACAGTGCGGCTGAGCGCGGGTAGAAGCCGGTCGCGTGGCAGCGGACTGGAGAGGAGGGAGTCTTCTGGAGGAGAGACACCGAGGGAAGctctggagagggaggagagacaggtgagaggttcTCCATCATCACCATCTGCTGTGTGGTAATagaggtgtatatatatatatatatatatatatatatgggtcaGTGACAAGTAAGCTTCTGAAGAGGTAATTcaaaatattttcaaaatggaTATTTTGTGTCTGGAACATTGTGCTTAACAGTAGTTTCTTCACTTTTCAgtgttttaaatagttttttacaGTATTTGTTGTAGCAAAACTTTTTTTTGCTGATTTGTCTTGACTCGACGGTGGCATCTTAAATAGTAAAATAATATTCAATATTATCATGAAAAAGGTTTGAAagtgtaaaatatatttaacttaacacggagagagaaagtgagagagagagggagagagagagagagggagatgatggagggacGGAGTGGGATGAGTGTGGGGGAGGAAGTGagggcaaccctgtatcacaaaaattacgttcccccagacctaaaatgcaatttgcagttacgtttgactgaaacgtatttctctccagattacgtttgtatttgacgtattataataacaaatacgtctctgatcaacgtatctttgccgtttgttatctctcttttctacaatgctgttatgaattgtaaaaagcgtcctctagtcttatttattattatgtgatatatgttgtttcgcctgcgtattctgacaacaataagcgttgtaacggatcatatgaattggcgtgaagacttactgctggtgactctcctttattttctttttttaggtgacaatacattaattaaaactcgtaaactatcaccacctcatcaccaccttaacagagtcagtcccatacgggtcaaatcaactattaaacttgttataaaatgcgcatctgtccgtaatctataccataaagttcgcattttaacctaaaaaaagtgcgcttccttgttacctttcaaaataaaagtccgatttgtctgttaagcggaagtagtataaaacgtctatatttattcaaacaatacaatataaaaggcatacatcaaaatcaataaggaaaatgctgaacagtcaaacaactcaaaacaataaacccttcatggggttatttacaggcgtgtttacttctcatcaaacaaaaagagcaggtatctggaaaaatctgggaaataatttgggaattgttaataaaacatgatttacccttcaacttccactgatatgcatgcaaactaatacatcgcttcacacacacacacacacacacacacacacacacacacacacacacacacactgacagaaacacatagacactcacatacgtacacacacacacacacacacacaggcagagacacacatactcacacacacagacacacactctcatacgcacacacacacacacacacacacacacagacagacacacacacacacagaatgacagacacacaca
Proteins encoded in this window:
- the LOC130191738 gene encoding BOLA class I histocompatibility antigen, alpha chain BL3-6-like — encoded protein: LSLSLSLSLSLSLSLSLSLSGVHMVQMMSGCEWDDETGEVKGYEQYGFDGEDFLSYDLETESYIAPRQQAVITKLKWEQNKALMEHRKHYLTQVCPDWLKKYVTYGRSSLMRTELPSVSLLQKTPSSPVRCHATGFYPRSAALFWSKDGEELHEDVDHGEILPNHDGSFQMSVDLKLSAVPAEDWRRYQCVFQLSGVEEPIVIPLEEAGIRTNAEKPSGMTTIIIISLAVLAVLALAVGGVMAYKKRKAKCPPTSDNSSELSEKLNPETQG